The Nitrospinota bacterium region TCAAAGCGCCAAAAGGAATCGAAGGCGGGCAGGAGTTTAAAACTGCTGAAGATTTTTCCCAGTTTATGATCAAAAAAATGCTGATCTCCACCGTGCCCTGGGATGACGCCGGACATTATGTGCGTTTTTCAGCAACGTTTGCGGCCAAGGAATTGGCAGACGAAACCCGCATCATGAATGAAATTAAAACCCGATTGTCATCGGTAAAATTTATTTTCTAATTTTGGCCAAAGGGTAGGTAATGCGGATGATCTTTTAGCAGGTTGCTGAAAAAGAGAAAAATCCGTCAGCGGGTTAAGTTTTACAGGTTTTTGCTTTTAAGTGGCACAGCCTTTCCAGGCTGTGCGCACAGGCTGGAAAGCCTGTGCTACTGGTTTTCTTAAATTAACAGTAAACTTGAAATTAACATTTTAAGGTCCCAAAAGTAGTTTTTCAGCAACCTGTTAGTATCGGTTCCCTTTCATGAAAAACATCGCGTATATAGGGATGGGGTCCAATCTGGGTTCGCGTTTGGAAAATTGCCTGCAAGCCACGACCCGGCTTGCAGAGCATCCAGCCATTCATGTCATTGCCCGTTCTTCATTTTACGAAACAGAGCCCGTCGGAAAGACAGACCAAGGGTGGTTTTTCAATGCTGTGGTCCAGATAAGCACAGAACTGAAACCTGAGGCTCTGCTACAATCGTTATTGGCCATTGAAGCGGCGATGGGCAGAATCCGCAATGAAAAATGGGGACCGCGAATCATTGATCTGGATCTTTTGCTGTATGAAGACCGGATTTTAAAGACCCCTCGGTTGAAAGTCCCCCACCCCGAAATGACGCAAAGGCGTTTTGTGCTGTCGCCTTTATGTGAACTGGCTCCTGATACGATTCATCCCATCTCAAAAAAAACAATTCAACAACTTTTATCCGAGTTGCCGGAGGAAAACAAAGTTTTTAAAATTCACTCCGCAACCTGACTGTCCAGCTTAACCACTTCGGTTTTATCCATCGCCTCCTGCATCAGGTCCTTCCAGGGGAAAGAAGATTCATCTCTCTCCAGTTTTTTTTTCTTGCTTCGGGTAGCGGGCCGCGAAGGCATGAAAACCGAGCAACAATCCGGATGCTGCTCGATGCTTATCGGATAAGTTGCAATTTTTTTCGCCTCAGCAATGATGTACTGCTTGTCCAAGCCAATCAGCGGCCTGAAAACACTGGTGGTCACGACAGAGGAAACGGCGGCCAGGTTTTCCAACGTCTGGGAAGCCACCTGCCCCAATGACTCTCCGGTCACAAGTCCAAGACATTTAATTTTTTCAGCCATTGCCTCACCGATGCGGTACATCATCCTGCGATACAGGACCACCCGGTTCTCCGGAGAACAATGACCGCGAATGGCCACCTGAATATCCTGAAAGGGAACCACATAAATTCTCCCCCGTGACTGATAGCGGTTGAGAATTTTTCCCAGCTTGAGAACTTTGTCGTGCCCTCCCCTGCCCAAAAATGGTTGATTGTCGAAAAATATAAAATGCACTCGGCATCCTCGGCGCATCATATAAAATGAGGCTACCGGACTGTCGATGCCCCCTGAAAGCAAGCTCAACACCTCGCCGGAACAGCCGACGGGCAGTCCCCTGATTCCAGGAATGCGATGGTCGAACAGAACCGTTTCCTTCTGCCCCATTTCAATTTCTATCACCACTTCCGCTTCATTTAGACTGACAGTCAAGCCTTTATCAGAAAGGGCCGCCATGATACGAGACCCCACCTCAAAATTAATTTCTGGAGAGGTTTTAGGAAACAATTTATTGTTCCGTTGCGTCCGCACACAAAATTTAAACCCTTTACCGGCTTCCATACGGGTCTCGAGCCGTTGAATCCCCAAAGCCGCCATCTCTTCAAAATCGGGATTCACCGGATAGCCAATGCTGAAAGAAGCAATGCCAGGAACAAAAGCAAGGCATTTAGAACATTCTTCTGCAAGTTCGGCAGTCGTATCGATCACGATGCGACCGCGGGGAACCCGGAAACGAAGCCCCTCCAGGCCCTGCAAAGCCTTCTTGATATTGTCAAGGAGACAGTTTTCAAAAAATTTTCTATTTCGCCCTTTCAGGCCAATCTCATCGTAGCGGATCAGCAGGGTTCTGGCTTCATTCATTTTTCCGCCGTTCTCTTCATTCTAAAAGTTGGATAAAGGTGTTCATAAGCATCGCCAAACTCACCGAGAAACCGATCGACCTCTTCAATGGTATTCTGGCGACCAAAGGATATTCTCAGGCTACAGCGGGCCTCTGCTTTCGTCCGGCCAATGCCGGTGAGGATTTTTGAAGGCTCTTTGGAGTGGGCACTGCACGCGCTTCCCAACCCCACATAAATATTTTTTTCTTCCAGATGATGCAGTAGCACCTCTCCCTCAACGGGCAGAAAACTGAAATTGACTATTGACGGTGACTGCCGACTCACATCGTCACCAGCCAGGGAATTAAACCGAATGTTTAAATGCGGCACCCGTTCGGACAATGCCTGCAATCCATCAATCAGATGGCATCGTAGTTTTTTAAGGTGCAACTGAGTTTCCTGGACGCGTTCTACAGCGAGTTGGATGGCTTTCGCCAGCCCCAGAATTAAAGGCACTGGTAAGGTTCCCGAGCGCACACCAAACTGTTGCTTGCCCCCATGCATCTGGGGTTTCAAATCTACCCGGGAATCGTAAACCAGCAAACCGATTCCTTTAGGTCCGTTAATTTTGTGACCCGAGATGGAATAACCAGAAAGGCCGGGCCAAATATCCGGTGACAGGACAAGCTTGCCAACGGCTTGAACTCCATCCAGAAAAATCCGGGTTTGAGGTGAGCCGCTTCTCACGGCCGCAATAAGATTAACCGGATCATGAACCGTTCCCAGTTCATTATTGACATGCGACAAACAAAGAAGCCGAGCGCGGTTAGTTTTAAGCAGCGGGATTGCCCTGGGCAAATCCAGCCTTCCCTCTTTTTGCGCTTCCAATAAACAAAGAGGCTCGTTACTAAAATTTTCAAAATACTTCAACGTCTCCACAACGCTGGGATGTTCCAATCCCATATAGGCGGCCTTTTTATCGGGGAAGCAAAGCCCCTTGATAAAGAGGTTATTCGATTCCGTGCCTCCGCTGGTGAATACCAGACGATGCGTTGCAGGCACCCCAAGCGCCTCGGCAATTTCCTCCGACGCACTTTCGATGCGTTTTTTAGCGTCCAGGCCAAGCCGATACACAGCGCCCGAATTGGCAAAATCCAGCCGCATCGATTCTTCGATGGCTTGGATCACCTCTGGGTCCATTGGGGTTGTGGCGGCGTTGTCCAGATAAATCATTTCAGCGCAAATATCCATTCAAATTATGAATCGTAGGGCCGCACCAGATCCTGGGGCATGCCTATTTGATCCATGATCCTGGCAACGATGAAGTCGATCAGATCTTCCATGGATTTTTGGCCCTGGTAAAACCCTGGAGACGCCGGCAAAATCAATGCCCCTGCCTGATCCAAAGCCAGAAGATTTTTCAAATGGATAGTGCTGAAAGGAGTTTCTCTTGGAACCAGTATCAATTTTCTTTTTTCCTTCAGGGTCACATCCGCCACCCGCTCGATCAGGGTTTCTGAAACACCGGAGGCGATTCTGCCAATCGTGCCCATGCTGGCGGGAACAATCACCATCGCATCGCTCGGGAACGAACCACTGGCGATCGAGGTATTGATGCGGGAATTTTTGTTAACGGTGACATTCTCCTTTTCAAAATAAGAAACTTTCAAACCCAGCTCCAGGTTCAATAGCTCCGCTCCCCGCCCGGAAACGATGACATGCAATTCCGCCTTCGGTTGCAGACAATCGAACAAACGTTTGGCGTAGCATGCCCCGCTCGCTCCTGTTATTCCCAGCACAAACCGTTTCATTCTTTACCTTTCAAAAGTAGCAAATCATCCACCTCGGTGCGTAATTTGGCATGCACCTCGTCTGGAGGCGGTGCTGTATCGATGCGGCGGATGATGGGATCAGAAAAAGAATCAAAGATTTCCTGGACCTTTTGCAGATAGTCCAGTTTTTCAAATGAAGATTTCTGCGATCGTGACGCCTCGATCCTTTGCAAACATTGCTCCGGGGAGGCGCTGAACAAAAACACCAGATCGGGCTTGGGGGCAAAGGCTTCATTTTCCCGGCAAATCCGCTCAGGGTCCAACCCTAATGCCCCTTGATAAGCCGCCGTCGAATAGTAATAGCGATCCAGAATAATGACTTTATTTTGATGCAGGGCGGGCTGGATATTTTTTTCCACATCCTCTTTACGATCATTGATAAACCAGGCCAACTCCTCCTCACGGCTTACCTCGCCCCTACCCTCCGTCAGGAGTTTGCGGATCTTCAGCCCCCAAGGGCCCTTGGTGGGTTCGAATAGTTTTAAAACGGACAATCCCCTGGCCACCAAATAGTCTGCCAGCAAACGGCAATGAGTGCTTTTCCCGGTGCCGTCGATGCCCTCAAAAACAATCAAATACCCTCGGCTGAGTTTCAATTTACCCTCATTTATCGATTAAATAGCTTATTTCAAATGAGTTTATTAGATAATCTCAACGGAAACAACCGGTAAAGGAGTGCTCAAAGAAAAAGCCGCCCACCTCATAAAGGTGGACGGCCTGCAAACCAGTTAATCTTTTAAACTAAAACTTCCAATAATCAGTATTTAAACTGACTGACCAGCTTCTGCAAACTCACAGCCATCCGCGAGAGCTCAGTGGCCGCTTCCTGAGTTTGACCCACTCCAGTGGAAGTTTCCTGAGCGGCCCTGGCCACCCCGGAAATATTCTCAGAGATTTCCGCACTCCCTTTGGCAGTCTCATCGACGTTACGGCCAATTTCCGCTGTCGTCGCCGTCTGCTCTTCCACGGCACTGGCGATGGTGTTGGAAATATCGTTGATCTGATTGATGATTTGAGTGATTTCACCAATCGCATCGACGGAACTTTTGGTATCCTGCTGAATGGCCTGGATTTTTCGACTGATATCCTCCGTGGCTTTGGCGGTTTGGTTCGCCAGTTCCTTGACCTCATTGGCCACAACGGCAAACCCTTTTCCCGCCTCGCCGGCACGAGCCGCCTCGATGGTGGCGTTCAGCGCCAGAAGGTTGGTCTGCTCCGCAATGGAGGTGATGACCTTGATCACCTGCCCGACCTCTGCGCTGCTAGCACCCAGTTTAGCGATAGTCGCATTGGTGGTTTCCGCCACGCTAACAGCGGATTTTGCCACTCGGGCCGCTTCGTTGGCGTTCTGGGCAATCTCCTTGATACTGGCGCTCATTTCATCCGCCCCGGTTGCCACCGTTTGCACGTTTCTGGTGATCTGCTCGGATGCCGCGGACACCACATTGGCCTGGGCGGACGTTTCTTCCGCATTTCCAGCCATGGTCTGGCTTACCGAGGTCAATTCTTCTGAAGAACTGCCCAGCGTCTGCGCCATATTCGCAATCTCGGAGATATTGTTTCGCAGGTTCTTGAAGAACCCGGACAACCCTTCTCCCATCCGACCGATAGCATCCTCTCCCTTAACCAAGATCTCCTGGGTCAAGTCACCCTGGGAAGCCTGGCTCACAACCCCAAGAATGCTGTCGACCTTCTCACGCAATTCCTGGGTCTGTTTCTGATCTTGCTCTACCATTTCCTGAGTTTTTTTCTCATTGGCGACCTTTTCCGTTATAACTTCCCACGTCACCATCGGTCCCAGATAATTTTGATCCTTGTCATAAATTCCGGAGATCAACAAATCAAACAATTCCGGTCCTACCTGAATTGTTGCCTGATGCGGCAGATTTTTCGGGTCGGAAAGGATCTTGCGTACATTCGCCGGGTTCTTGTGAAAAATATCGATGGATTTCCCAACCAGATCTTTCACCGGGGCAGAAAGATGCTGGCTCAGCCCGGAAAGGACTTTGGTTCCCGCTGGATTCACATATTGCAGGTTAAGATCCTTATCTGCGTACATCATGTTGCCTGGATTGTTTTCCACCATGCCAGCGACACGGGACATTCGGTTATCTGCTTCTATTTTCTCCGTCACGATTTCCCAGGAAACCATTGGCCCAAGATAATCATGATTCTGATCGTAGACAGCGCTAACGGCAAGATCTACCTTTTCCGGCCCCACATCAATCAATGTCTTGACGGGTAAGTTCTTCGGATCAGATACAATTCTGCGCTGATGATCCGGATTTTTGTGAAAGATATCGATAGATTTTCCGATGATACCTTCAGCATCCACCGGCAGGTACTTCTCAAGCTTTTTCATAATTATTTTGGATTCTGCGTTCAGGTATTGAACCTTCCAATCCTTGTCAGCAAACATGGTCCCTTGCGGCGTATTTTCCATCATCGAAACGATCTTAGCGGTTTCAGTTTCTGATCTTTTCATCGAACGCATGAACATCCAGACTCCAGCAACCATCAAACCCACCAGAATCAAACAGAATGCCGTGATTCCGATAACACTGTTCACCATGGAACTGTTTGCCGCCAGTTGCGCATCGATAGGAGATATGACTTCAAGAACGCCTCGCACGTCATTGAGTTTCCAGTCATTTTTCGGGGTATCGGCACGGGTATTGTGGCAATTGACACAGGCCTCGGCAACCAGTTTATCCGCCACCGCCACACGCACAACCTCCTGACCACCCAGGTTTTCCTGTTTCACAAAGGGTTGGTCGGGATTGGTTTTAAAAAAAGCCAGCGCTTCCTGACCAAAACCGTCCAGTTTCCTGTTTGCACGGTTTGGAAATGGGTATTCGCTATAAAGTTTTAATTTGATTTTGTCATCGCCCTTTTCGCTCAACAACTCGCTCATATCATGGATCAAGGTTGCCGGCAGAGGAATCGCATCCGGCATGGTTTTATGATCGTAGGAGATCTTCAAACCCGTATTATTGCCTTTTACCTTATTGATGACGCTTTTAACGTAATAGGCTCTCAGAGTTTTGAACTGATCAATGATTGACAAGGCATTCAGCTTGCTGCCTTCCTCGGTATTTTGGAGGCTCGCATTCGAAATGTAGATAATAAGGCCCAACAATACTGAAGGCCAGAACACCCACGACCGAAAACATCATTTTTGCCATGTGCTTCTTTAAAAACTCTTCGCTCATTACTCTTCTCCATTTTGATAGAACTTGCCGGAAACCATTTTAAAAGTATATAGAATCACCTAAAGACGATTTTTGTACAAACGATAGCAACAGTTCAAATGACCATACCGAACACTTATATAATATTCGACCAATGTAATTCTGTAAATATAAATTATTGTTTTATAAGGGTATTACACGTTTTTGGGTTAATAAGATTTTAAAGGACTTCCAAATTTCCCAATAAATCTTTCTCCAGTCAATAATATTAACCTGTCAATCTTATCGACCAACCCGCCATATTTCGGTAGTTTTAACCGTTCGGGAATGATTTACCGATCGCCGATATTTTCAACTTAAAAATTGGCATTCCGAATATTTAAAAACCATTTTTTTATAGACCCTTCCTAAATTTTAAGGTAATAATATCAATAATTTAATCAAAAGAATTCCTCGTAGCTCTGCTACGGGGTTTCCTTTCACATTCCCCTCCTTTGCAAGAAGAGCTTTGCATAAGTGGATATTTGCAAGAAGGCTATTGACATCCAGAGGATGCCATTGGTTTTTGGTGGAAAAGAAGTTTCAGGAAAATCCCCCTAACCCCCTTTAAAAAGGGGGGAACCTGTGCTCCCCCTTCCATGAAGGGGGCCGGGGGGATTTATAAACTCTCGGCATTAACAAAGATGACCAGTGCTTATGCAAAGGTCTCCTTTGCAAGGAGGGGAATGTGAAAGGAAACCCCGTAGCAGAGCTACGAGGAATTCTTTTGATTAAAATCCGCGAAATTTTACCCACCTTCGATAAAACTGTAAAAACTCTCCCCTCAAAAGGCTTGATTTTCCGCGACATAAAAAATTACATTGAAGCTTATTGTAAGACACTGGTACCATAAGTATATGTTTTTAAATTGGTTTTAGTTTCAACCCCAGCCAAAAACCCCTTGGACAGCTTAAGGACATAACGAAAGTGGAAAAATCTAAATTCTTCACTGCTATCACTCATTTTTGTAAAAACCTGAGACAAAGTCGAAGCTGTGTTTACATTATCAGTTCCTTGTTGGTTTTGGGGGTTATCGGGTGGTTAGGTTTTCGCGCCGTAGAATTGGAAATTAAACAAGGTATTCAAAATTCACTCGAAAGCACACTGGCAGCCAATCTTCAATCCCTCGAAATCTGGATAGAAGATAAAAAACTGGACACACAGGTTTTAGCCGCCCAACCCGAAATTCGGAAAAACATGCTCTCCCTCATTAAACTTTCCGATTCAAAAAATGTGTCAGCTGAAAGTTTGAAGCAATCCAGGGAGCTAAAATGGCTCCGCGAGCATTTGGGCGCCGCCTGTAAAAAATATGACTACGTCGGATTTGTTCTTTTCAACAATACCGGGCTTCAGGTGGGAGCCTTACTGGAGGAACCCGTCGGGAAGCGACAGTTGGTGGGGCTGTCGGATTTCTTTTACCGATCCATGCAGGGAGACACCGTCCTGTCTCATCCCTTTATCAGCGAGGTCCCTCTTCCTGATGATAACGGAAACTGGCGGTCCAATTCCTCGACGATATTTTCCTCAACTCCCATCCGCAATGATGATGGCGAGATCGCAGGTGTCCTGGGGCTTCGGATTCGACCCGAGAACAATTTTTCCCGGATATTGGAAACAGGCCGAATTGGGGAAACAGGAGAAACCTATCTCTTTAACCGAGACGGACTCCTGATATCTTCCAGCAGATTCGAACATCAGCTGAGACAGGTTGGTCTCATTCCAAACCAACCCGACAGGCATGCCATTCTTAATATAGAGATCCGTGATCCGGGAGTCAACCTGACCGAGGGACTATCTCCCGCCCTGCCCAGCCATCAGCAACCGTTCACCTTGATGGCCGCCAGCGCCATCAAAGGGGAGAGCGGATTCAATGTCGAAGGGTACAACGATTATCGAGGAATTCCGGTGGTTGGCGCCTGGAAATGGGTGCCGAAATATCACTTTGCCATCGCCACGGAAGTGGATGCCGCAGAAGCTTTCAAACCTTTGCGGTCGCTGACTCTGTGGTTTGGATTGTTATTTGGTCTTCTAGTGTCCCGTGCGGTTAATGGGCTTAGTTAATTTCTTGTTTTTTTTTGCCCTTGATACAGATTGCAAAATCGATCTTGCGGTCTTCTTCCAAATAAAAGGTTTCGCTGAATGCGCATTGTGAACTTTGATAAACCTCTTGATTTTATCTCGCAAGTCCTGGGTCGAAGTGAATATCCCTTGAGTGGCTTCTTTGGGGATTCTCTCCACCGTCATCCTCAAAACTTCGAGAACCTTTTTCTCCGACAACTTTTTAGGTTGCCCGGAACGAGGCCGGTCTTCCAAGCCCTCAACCCCCTCCATTCGAAACCGTTTGCGCCAATGGTAAACAGTTGGGACACAACAACATTCCGATTCGGCCACTTCCTGGGCAGAGTAACCCGATCCGCTCAAGAGGATTATGCGGGCGCGAAAAACAAGGTTTTGAGGAAGCCGTTGCCTTCGGAGAAGAGCTCTCAGTAAACTTTTTTCTTTGTTCGACGTTGTAAACTCTGCAATGGTTCGTGACATAAAACCATTATAAAGCATCCTCTAATTAGACTAAATGACTAACCGCACGGGACACTAGGTAGGATGCGGCTGAATGTCTCAGGTCATGAAATGTAAAATCTTCGACTTCTGCCCTCTTAACAGCGTTCACCCAGGCGGTACGGATGCAGATCGATTTATCTGGTTGGCCGAAATGGTGGAAGATAAAAGAATCTGATTCTTGGAAACCACGTTCAACGATACGCCTCACAAGTTCCATGGCAGGGCCCACAAGCGGGACCACCCTCCTCTCCCCGTTCTTGGTCTCTTGTATAACGATCCTTTTCCCCCTAAGGTCGACATCTTTTCGCATAAGCCCCAGTATCTCCCCTTTTCTCATCCCTGTCGACAACGCAAGAACCACTATGGTGAAGAGGTGGGGACTTCGGCTCTCTCTGCAAGCCTCCAGCAGTCGCGCTCTTTCCTCATCATCCAGAAACCTCACACGCCCTCTCGGTTCCTTAAGCTTCCTTATTTGCATCACGGGATTTCGGTCTGTCCACTGCCACTCTTTCCAAGCGACAGTAAATGCATGACTAAGTATTGCTAGGTATCGGTTGACCGTTGATGGGAGTCGTTTGGTTCCATAATGTGTCTTCCCTTGGGCCAGCTTGGTTCGGCACTCAACAATCATAGCGGGTGTAATTTGATCTAGGGGCAGATTCCCCATCTCCCTGTTCCACCACCTGAGTTGCTTTAACGGACATTGATCCTTTTTCTGGGGAAGAACTTCTAGAATGTATTTATCAATGAGGTTGGAGAGTGTGTGATTGTTAGGAAGGACGTCTGTGAAAGTCTTACCTAACTTGAGCCCGGCTTCCCTCTGCTGTGCCCATAGGACTGCATCAGATTTCTTGTGGAAAGTAGCGAACTGGGAAGGGTGACCTTTGATCCTGACAATGGCTCTGTAGCGAACCTTGCCGGTTGCTGTCGTGCGCTTCTGTATTGCAGCCAAAAGAAAATCCTCCACAAATGTACCAAGAGTGCACCATGAAGGATTTAATAAACTGATAACTGAAAATTTGATGAAAAATAGATCTAGGCTAAGAGCTTGTTATAAAGCTCCTTAGAGATGGTGCCGAAGAGAAGACTCGAACTTCCACATCCTTGCGGATACATGAACCTGAATCATGCGCGTCTACCAATTCCGCCACTTCGGCATATCGGGGTTTGATCTTTTGGAGCATTATGAATTCTATCTCTTAAAATTTCAAGCCATATTAACGCGGCGGCCCCGATCCCTCGACGATTTCTTCCCCTTCCTCCACCTTGACCAGAGTTTTTACCGACAAATGATCGTGCAGGACAAAATAAAACCCGGCAATCAGAATAACTCCGAAATTCACCGCCCAGACCACCATGCCGAAACTCACTGCCGTCAACTCCGGCTCATGCATGATGTCGTGCAGTCCGATCAGTATCGCCGCATTGAAAGAACCCAAAAAAGCCGGTGTCGGCAGAACCACGATCAATATACACACCAGCACCGTGACCACCAGCACCGATTCCAGGGATTTGTTGGCCAGATCATAAGCAAAGTAAAACGGATAATAGCTCGCAACAATCGAAGCCCACACCAGAACCGTGTAAAGGGTGATCCTGAACAAGGCGGAAACATCCTTGGTGACCCTGCACCCGAGGCTGAACTCTTCGACCAGATACTCGACCTTGTCATGCCATTTTGCAGGAAGGTGGCGGGTGAACCAGTGGATGAAGGTCATTAATTTTTGCTTGTGGGCAACCATCATATAAATAAAGCCGATCAGAGCCGCCACCAGAACCGCGCTCAACTCACCAAAGCGGACGGCCAGTGTTTGCAGGGAAACCCCGGATATGGCCGCATGGGAACCCAATAAATCTGTATTGAAGCCAAAAACCCAGGCAAATAACAGCAGGATGGCAACGATGTCGAACAACCGCTCGACGACGATGGAGGCAAAAGCTCCAGAGAAAGGGATGTCGTGTTTTTTTCCGAGAAGGTAAGCGCGGATGAATTCACCCGCCCGGGCGGGAACGATATTGGCCATATAGCCGACCATCAAAGGACCGAGCAACCCGGCAACCGGCACTTTTTTCATCGGCGCGACCAATAGCTGCCATCTCAGCGCGCGAAACATGAAACTCAACAGCAGGATGGCAACCGCCGGAATGAGGTAAATATAGTCTACCGTTTTGAAGGAATCGGCCAGGTCCTTGAATGCAACATTGCGCAGAGTGTAGTACAGCGCCGCCGCTGTCAGGGCCAGTCCGATGATGAGGTTCCTGGCAGTTTTCATAGCTCTTCCTCCAAAATGGCTTTGGCGGTCTGGATGTCCTGTTTGATTTGCGCGACCAGTTCCTCCGCAGACTGAAAAGCCATTTCACTGCGAATGCGGTCCACAAACGTCACCTCGACCTCTTTTCCGTAAATATTTTGATCGAAATCAAATATATGCACCTCGACGCTCAGCCGGTCGCGGTTAAAGGTCGGGTTGAAGCCGATATTCACCGCCCCCTGAAAGCTGTTGCCCTCAAAATGAATATGAACTGCGTACACCCCGGTTCCGGGAATCTGCATTTTGGTGGTGTCCAGATTGGCGGTGGGAAAGCCGATGGCTTGCCCTGTGTGATGCCCGTGCACCACCGGACCGCGAATGGAGTAATTCCTGCCCAAAAACCCCCTGGCCGCTTTCACATTGCCTTCTTCGATCAATTCGCGAACATGGGAACTGCTCACCAGATGATCGTTCAACTTGATAGGGTCCACCACGTGAACTTTGAAGTCAAACTCCTCTCCCATCTTTTTGAGATAGGGAATCGTTCCCTCGCGTCCGCGACCAAACGCATAGTCGAATCCGACGACAATTTCCCGGACGCCGATGAGGCCCACGAGGACATCCTTGGCGAAATCTCTGGGTTGCTGGTCGGCGAACTGGCGGGTGAAATCGGCGCAGATCACCTGATCGATCCCACAGCCTTCGATCAATTCCATTTTCTGGCGAAAGGTGGTCAGAAGCGGCGGGACTCGTTCTGGAGCGATGATTTTCAAAGGATGTGGCTCGAAGGTGAAGACAATCGAAGTTCCTGTATTTTTTTGCGCTATTTCGGCGGTTTTACGGAAAATGATCTGGTGCCCCATATGGACTCCGTCAAAATTGCCAATCGCCACCACCGGGTAAGAAACAGGCTTGACGATATTTTTCGTTCCGCGAACAATTTTCA contains the following coding sequences:
- a CDS encoding site-specific integrase codes for the protein MAAIQKRTTATGKVRYRAIVRIKGHPSQFATFHKKSDAVLWAQQREAGLKLGKTFTDVLPNNHTLSNLIDKYILEVLPQKKDQCPLKQLRWWNREMGNLPLDQITPAMIVECRTKLAQGKTHYGTKRLPSTVNRYLAILSHAFTVAWKEWQWTDRNPVMQIRKLKEPRGRVRFLDDEERARLLEACRESRSPHLFTIVVLALSTGMRKGEILGLMRKDVDLRGKRIVIQETKNGERRVVPLVGPAMELVRRIVERGFQESDSFIFHHFGQPDKSICIRTAWVNAVKRAEVEDFTFHDLRHSAASYLVSRAVSHLV
- a CDS encoding lysylphosphatidylglycerol synthase transmembrane domain-containing protein — translated: MKTARNLIIGLALTAAALYYTLRNVAFKDLADSFKTVDYIYLIPAVAILLLSFMFRALRWQLLVAPMKKVPVAGLLGPLMVGYMANIVPARAGEFIRAYLLGKKHDIPFSGAFASIVVERLFDIVAILLLFAWVFGFNTDLLGSHAAISGVSLQTLAVRFGELSAVLVAALIGFIYMMVAHKQKLMTFIHWFTRHLPAKWHDKVEYLVEEFSLGCRVTKDVSALFRITLYTVLVWASIVASYYPFYFAYDLANKSLESVLVVTVLVCILIVVLPTPAFLGSFNAAILIGLHDIMHEPELTAVSFGMVVWAVNFGVILIAGFYFVLHDHLSVKTLVKVEEGEEIVEGSGPPR
- a CDS encoding bifunctional riboflavin kinase/FAD synthetase, whose product is MKIVRGTKNIVKPVSYPVVAIGNFDGVHMGHQIIFRKTAEIAQKNTGTSIVFTFEPHPLKIIAPERVPPLLTTFRQKMELIEGCGIDQVICADFTRQFADQQPRDFAKDVLVGLIGVREIVVGFDYAFGRGREGTIPYLKKMGEEFDFKVHVVDPIKLNDHLVSSSHVRELIEEGNVKAARGFLGRNYSIRGPVVHGHHTGQAIGFPTANLDTTKMQIPGTGVYAVHIHFEGNSFQGAVNIGFNPTFNRDRLSVEVHIFDFDQNIYGKEVEVTFVDRIRSEMAFQSAEELVAQIKQDIQTAKAILEEEL